One genomic window of Paenibacillus xylanilyticus includes the following:
- the cysT gene encoding sulfate ABC transporter permease subunit CysT, producing the protein MSKVMVARRRTLPGFGLTMGYSVFYLSLVVLIPLTALIFNSTGLTWSTLIETASNPRVLASFKVSFLTAGVAALINLVLGLLLAWVLVRYEFPGKRLFDAVIDLPFALPTAVAGVALTALYAGNGWIGQLVEPLGIKLAYSQAGITLALMFIGIPFVVRTVQPVLEELEAEVEEAAATLGAGRWRIFRTILLPDLIPPLLTGFALAFARGIGEYGSVVFISGNMPMKTEIAPLLIMAKLEQFDYAGATAVALLLLLVSFVLLLVINSLQRWSRKAGRA; encoded by the coding sequence ATGAGCAAGGTGATGGTGGCCCGGAGACGCACACTGCCGGGCTTCGGATTGACAATGGGGTACAGTGTGTTCTACCTGAGCCTGGTTGTACTTATTCCACTGACAGCGTTGATCTTTAACTCCACGGGCCTGACCTGGTCCACGTTAATTGAGACAGCAAGTAACCCCCGGGTGCTTGCTTCTTTCAAGGTTAGCTTCCTGACGGCAGGAGTCGCTGCTTTGATTAATCTGGTTCTTGGGCTGCTCCTGGCTTGGGTGCTGGTCCGATACGAATTCCCAGGCAAGCGCCTGTTTGATGCGGTCATTGATCTGCCATTCGCCCTGCCTACTGCAGTGGCAGGTGTTGCCCTTACGGCTCTGTATGCCGGAAATGGATGGATAGGGCAGCTGGTGGAGCCTTTGGGTATCAAGCTGGCGTATTCGCAGGCAGGCATTACCTTGGCACTGATGTTTATCGGCATTCCGTTTGTTGTACGTACGGTACAGCCGGTTCTGGAAGAGCTGGAGGCCGAAGTGGAAGAGGCAGCCGCGACGCTGGGAGCAGGGAGATGGCGCATTTTTCGGACGATATTGCTGCCGGACCTGATCCCGCCACTGCTGACCGGGTTTGCACTTGCTTTTGCCAGAGGCATTGGGGAATATGGATCAGTCGTATTTATCTCGGGCAACATGCCGATGAAAACGGAGATTGCCCCCCTGCTGATCATGGCGAAGCTGGAGCAGTTCGATTACGCAGGAGCTACGGCTGTAGCCTTGCTGCTGCTGCTGGTTTCTTTTGTCCTGCTGCTGGTGATTAACTCCCTTCAGCGCTGGAGCAGGAAGGCAGGCCGGGCTTAG
- a CDS encoding sulfate ABC transporter substrate-binding protein, giving the protein MKKRIHKGILVGLALVLTGVLAACGAESSGSSAAGTSGEQDSGKEAAKAIELLNVSYDPTRELYEQYNKAFAAYWQKEKGQEVTIKQSHGGSGKQSRSVIDGLDADIVTLALGYDIDAIEDKGLINAGWQDKYEHNSSPYTSTIVFLVRKGNPKGIKDWDDLIKGDTQVITPNPKTSGGARWNYLAAWGYALKKNNNDEEKAKEFVSELFKHAPVLDSGARGSTTTFVERGIGDVLLAWENEAFLSVKELGPDKFDIVVPSVSILAEPPVAIVDKNADKKGSREVADAYLKYLYSEEGQTIAAENYYRPTLDSVKEKFKDQFPDVELFTLNDVFGTWRDTQAKHFNDGGIFDQIYVPGS; this is encoded by the coding sequence ATGAAAAAGAGAATTCATAAGGGTATTCTGGTTGGTCTGGCATTGGTATTAACAGGGGTATTGGCAGCGTGCGGCGCGGAGAGCAGCGGTTCCAGTGCAGCAGGAACATCGGGAGAGCAGGATAGCGGCAAGGAAGCGGCCAAAGCCATCGAGCTGCTGAATGTATCCTATGATCCGACGCGGGAGCTGTATGAGCAATATAACAAGGCGTTTGCAGCGTATTGGCAAAAAGAAAAAGGCCAGGAAGTGACGATCAAGCAGTCACACGGCGGTTCCGGCAAACAGAGTCGTTCTGTGATCGATGGCTTGGACGCAGATATCGTTACACTGGCATTGGGATATGATATCGACGCGATCGAGGATAAAGGGCTGATTAATGCGGGCTGGCAGGATAAATACGAGCACAACAGCTCCCCATATACCTCAACCATTGTATTTTTGGTACGCAAAGGCAATCCGAAAGGCATTAAGGACTGGGATGATCTGATCAAAGGGGATACCCAGGTGATTACCCCCAATCCGAAAACGTCCGGTGGAGCAAGATGGAATTACCTGGCGGCATGGGGATATGCACTGAAGAAAAACAACAATGATGAGGAGAAGGCGAAGGAATTCGTTAGTGAACTCTTCAAGCATGCACCTGTACTTGATTCCGGGGCTCGTGGCTCTACGACAACATTTGTTGAACGTGGTATCGGTGATGTGCTGCTGGCCTGGGAGAACGAAGCGTTCTTATCGGTAAAAGAGCTGGGTCCGGACAAATTCGATATCGTTGTTCCTTCCGTTAGTATCTTGGCTGAACCACCTGTAGCGATCGTGGATAAAAATGCAGACAAAAAAGGCAGCCGCGAGGTCGCAGACGCTTATCTGAAGTATCTGTATAGCGAAGAGGGGCAGACCATTGCCGCGGAAAATTACTATCGCCCGACGCTGGATAGCGTGAAGGAGAAATTCAAAGACCAATTCCCGGATGTTGAATTGTTTACCCTGAATGATGTATTTGGCACTTGGCGGGATACGCAGGCCAAACACTTTAACGACGGCGGGATCTTTGACCAGATCTACGTTCCAGGCAGCTAA
- a CDS encoding rhamnogalacturonan lyase: MLTTAFGLGNTPVTEAAGTRQMEFLDRGVVAVKTGTGVFVSWRLLGTEGSNVSFNVYRDGTKVNASPITNSTNLQDASGTSSSKYTVRAVVGGTEQAASAAASVWGNNYLSVPLSIPAGGTTPDGVAYTYSANDASAGDLDGDGEYELIVKWDPSNSKDNSQSGYTGEVFIDAYKLNGTRLWRISLGKNIRAGAHYTQFMVYDLDGDGKAEVAMKTADGSKDGTGTVIGDASKDYRNSSGYVLSGPEFLTIFNGQTGKALSTVNYEPARGNVSDWGDNYGNRVDRFLAAIAYLDGERPSLVMARGYYTRTVLVAYNWRNGQLTKQWTFDSNTSGNAGYAGQGNHNLSVADVDGDGKDEIIYGAMAVDDNGKGLYTTGLHHGDAMHLSDLDPDRAGLEVFQVHETPSNAGVEFRDARTGQLIWGIPTTKDIGRGMAADIDPRYKGAEVWADGGLYTAKGQKIGTTLPSSTNFGIWWDGDLLRELLDSNRIDKWDYANSKTVNLLTASGVSSNNGTKSTPNLQADLFGDWREEVVWRTSDSSALRIYTTTAVTDKRIYTLMHDPVYRLGIAWQNVAYNQPPHTGFYLGEGMSTPPVPNIHYAGK, translated from the coding sequence ATGCTGACGACTGCGTTTGGACTGGGGAACACACCGGTAACCGAGGCGGCGGGTACGCGTCAGATGGAGTTCCTGGACCGTGGGGTGGTTGCGGTAAAGACAGGTACGGGTGTGTTTGTCAGCTGGCGTCTTTTGGGTACGGAAGGATCCAACGTTTCATTCAATGTATATCGGGATGGAACCAAAGTGAACGCATCCCCCATAACCAATAGTACGAACCTTCAGGATGCCAGCGGGACAAGCAGTTCCAAATATACGGTTCGGGCCGTAGTGGGAGGAACCGAGCAGGCAGCTTCGGCAGCTGCGAGTGTATGGGGAAACAACTACCTGTCTGTGCCCCTCAGCATACCGGCGGGCGGGACAACACCGGATGGGGTGGCTTACACGTACAGCGCCAATGATGCCAGTGCAGGTGATCTGGACGGCGACGGGGAGTATGAACTAATCGTGAAGTGGGACCCGTCCAACTCCAAGGATAACTCTCAGAGTGGATATACCGGTGAAGTATTTATCGATGCCTATAAATTGAACGGGACACGTTTATGGCGAATTAGCCTCGGCAAAAATATCCGCGCAGGTGCTCATTATACCCAGTTCATGGTGTATGACCTGGACGGCGACGGCAAAGCAGAGGTAGCGATGAAAACGGCTGATGGCAGCAAGGATGGCACCGGTACGGTCATTGGCGATGCCAGCAAGGATTACCGCAATTCCAGCGGATACGTTCTATCCGGACCGGAATTCCTGACCATCTTCAACGGGCAAACTGGCAAAGCCCTGTCAACAGTGAACTATGAACCGGCACGTGGCAACGTATCCGATTGGGGAGATAATTATGGCAACCGGGTTGATCGCTTTCTCGCAGCGATTGCCTATCTGGATGGAGAACGTCCAAGTCTGGTCATGGCACGTGGATACTACACGCGTACGGTGCTTGTAGCCTACAACTGGCGGAATGGGCAGCTGACGAAGCAGTGGACATTCGATTCGAATACATCCGGCAATGCCGGGTATGCCGGTCAGGGAAATCATAATCTGAGCGTAGCGGACGTGGATGGCGACGGCAAGGATGAGATTATCTATGGTGCCATGGCGGTGGATGATAACGGAAAAGGGTTGTACACGACAGGGCTTCATCATGGCGACGCCATGCATCTAAGTGACCTGGACCCCGACCGTGCCGGGCTGGAGGTATTTCAGGTTCATGAGACCCCGTCCAATGCGGGAGTTGAATTCCGTGATGCACGTACAGGGCAGCTGATCTGGGGCATACCTACAACAAAGGATATCGGACGCGGCATGGCAGCGGATATCGACCCGAGATATAAAGGGGCTGAGGTTTGGGCAGACGGTGGTCTGTATACAGCCAAAGGACAGAAGATTGGAACAACCTTGCCTTCATCCACGAATTTTGGCATCTGGTGGGATGGAGATCTGCTGCGGGAACTACTGGACAGCAACAGAATCGATAAGTGGGATTATGCCAACAGCAAAACGGTTAATTTGCTGACAGCTTCAGGTGTCTCCTCCAATAACGGTACAAAATCCACACCGAATCTGCAGGCTGACCTGTTCGGGGACTGGAGGGAAGAGGTGGTATGGCGGACAAGCGATAGCTCTGCGCTGCGGATCTACACCACAACTGCGGTCACGGACAAGCGGATTTATACCCTGATGCATGATCCGGTGTATCGTCTTGGTATCGCATGGCAAAATGTTGCCTATAATCAACCACCCCACACCGGTTTTTATTTGGGTGAAGGCATGAGCACGCCACCGGTACCCAATATTCATTACGCCGGAAAATAG